In the Flavobacterium sp. J372 genome, one interval contains:
- a CDS encoding enoyl-ACP reductase yields the protein MYNLLKGKRGIITGALDQNSIAWKVAEKAHEEGATFVLTNAPIAMRMGEIKALAEKTNSQIIPADATNTEDLEKLFTEAQEVLGGKIDFLLHSIGMSVNIRKNIPYAESNYDYFMKGIDVSAMSLHKMLSVAKRLDAIAEGGSVVALTYMAAQRTYPFYTDMADIKAMLESIARSFGYHYGVEKKVRINTVSQSPTKTTAGTGIKGFGDFYDYADAIAPLGNADAESCADYCITLFSDLTRMVTMQNLFHDGGYSSTGVSSVVMEKLALE from the coding sequence ATGTATAATTTATTGAAAGGAAAGCGCGGAATAATTACAGGCGCTCTTGACCAGAATTCAATTGCCTGGAAAGTAGCTGAAAAGGCTCACGAGGAAGGCGCAACATTTGTGCTTACCAATGCCCCGATAGCCATGAGGATGGGTGAGATAAAAGCGCTTGCTGAAAAAACCAATTCACAGATTATTCCTGCTGATGCCACTAATACTGAAGACCTTGAAAAACTTTTCACAGAAGCTCAGGAAGTGCTTGGCGGTAAGATAGATTTTTTACTTCATTCGATAGGAATGAGTGTAAACATCAGGAAAAATATACCTTATGCAGAGAGCAACTATGACTATTTTATGAAAGGTATAGATGTATCTGCTATGTCGCTGCATAAAATGCTTAGTGTAGCAAAAAGGCTGGATGCTATTGCCGAAGGCGGCAGTGTTGTAGCGCTTACCTATATGGCAGCTCAAAGAACATATCCATTTTATACCGATATGGCAGATATCAAAGCAATGCTTGAATCAATTGCGCGTAGTTTTGGTTATCACTATGGGGTAGAGAAGAAGGTGCGCATAAATACAGTATCACAGTCACCTACAAAAACAACTGCCGGTACAGGCATAAAAGGCTTTGGCGATTTTTATGATTATGCCGATGCTATAGCGCCTCTTGGCAATGCCGATGCAGAATCATGTGCTGACTATTGCATTACATTATTTAGCGACCTTACCAGGATGGTGACCATGCAAAATCTTTTCCATGATGGCGGATACTCTTCAACAGGTGTAAGCTCTGTTGTGATGGAAAAGCTTGCATTGGAATAG
- a CDS encoding acyl-[acyl-carrier-protein] thioesterase, protein MPISKDFTSIYTRDWEINFLQCTPNGLLKHTELCNLLQLTAGYHAELGGLSFTDMQLYDQAWVLSRMRVEVIDLPKWRDIVTVKTWIHDLEGSRSVRALEMYVGDRKVAGSSTYWAVFNTKTRRPEGLALPHEHFEKYPDMHSTVQPFAKVQLGRDARVIEERIVRLSDLDIVNHANNVKYLEWCLDHTDVKKLLKGGLKAFDMNFMKELKLGDEVVITGGNNSNTSYYTISQGEKPCFALQLEWQ, encoded by the coding sequence ATGCCAATATCTAAAGATTTTACCTCTATTTATACCCGCGATTGGGAAATCAATTTTTTGCAATGCACCCCGAATGGTTTACTGAAGCATACTGAGCTTTGTAACCTACTGCAGTTAACAGCTGGCTACCATGCAGAACTAGGCGGCCTTAGCTTTACTGATATGCAGCTTTATGACCAGGCTTGGGTACTAAGCCGTATGCGCGTAGAAGTTATTGATTTACCTAAATGGCGTGATATTGTAACTGTAAAAACCTGGATTCACGATCTTGAAGGTTCGCGCTCTGTCCGTGCGCTTGAAATGTATGTTGGCGACAGGAAAGTTGCAGGATCATCTACCTATTGGGCGGTATTTAATACAAAAACCCGCCGGCCTGAAGGATTAGCGTTGCCGCATGAGCATTTTGAAAAGTATCCTGATATGCACTCAACCGTGCAGCCTTTTGCAAAAGTACAGCTGGGCCGTGATGCAAGGGTTATTGAAGAACGCATAGTGAGGCTAAGCGATCTTGATATTGTAAACCATGCAAACAATGTAAAATACCTTGAATGGTGCCTTGACCATACAGATGTAAAAAAATTGCTTAAAGGCGGGCTGAAAGCTTTTGATATGAATTTTATGAAAGAGCTTAAGCTTGGTGATGAAGTTGTAATTACAGGTGGGAATAATAGCAATACTTCATACTACACAATAAGCCAGGGTGAAAAGCCCTGCTTTGCCCTGCAACTGGAATGGCAATAA
- a CDS encoding response regulator transcription factor, whose amino-acid sequence MEETHKKILLVEDDPNFGAVLKDYLLINDFDVTLAKNGMEGFEKFKKDNFDLCILDVMMPYKDGYTLAREIREKNKEVPIIFLTAKSMKEDVLKGYKVGADDYLNKPFDSEVLLMKIKAIIQRKASETKTDNSKFEFEIGKFHLNSKLRFLTFENEEPIKLSPKENELLKMLALHENDLMPRELALTKIWRDDNYFTSRSMDVYIAKLRKYLKQDEDVEILNIHGEGFRLVIKNKVTEEKQ is encoded by the coding sequence ATGGAAGAAACACACAAAAAGATTCTTTTGGTGGAAGACGACCCAAATTTTGGTGCCGTACTGAAAGATTACCTGCTAATTAATGATTTTGATGTAACGCTGGCCAAAAACGGGATGGAAGGTTTCGAAAAATTCAAGAAAGACAATTTTGATTTGTGCATTCTTGATGTAATGATGCCTTACAAAGACGGTTATACGCTTGCAAGGGAAATAAGGGAGAAAAATAAAGAAGTGCCTATTATCTTCCTTACTGCAAAATCTATGAAAGAAGATGTTTTGAAAGGTTATAAAGTTGGTGCAGACGACTATCTTAACAAGCCTTTTGACAGTGAGGTGCTATTGATGAAAATCAAGGCTATCATTCAGCGTAAGGCATCTGAGACAAAAACAGATAACTCTAAATTTGAATTTGAGATCGGGAAATTCCATCTTAATTCTAAGCTTAGGTTCCTGACATTTGAAAATGAAGAGCCTATAAAGCTTTCTCCGAAAGAGAATGAGCTTTTAAAAATGCTTGCGCTTCATGAAAACGACCTGATGCCAAGGGAGCTTGCCCTTACCAAAATATGGAGGGACGACAACTACTTCACATCACGAAGCATGGACGTTTATATTGCGAAACTAAGAAAATACCTAAAGCAGGATGAAGATGTAGAGATACTGAACATCCATGGTGAAGGCTTCAGGCTTGTTATCAAAAACAAGGTAACTGAAGAAAAGCAATAA
- a CDS encoding T9SS type A sorting domain-containing protein codes for MVRDPSFTTPTINTTTTYYVEASSGAPAATLGPVNYLYGGTVSTVASPSTSYYAIFDSTVQTKIQSVTVYATAAGQLNLQLANSAGTVLQTFNYTITAAQANSTTTVAGTPIVVPVNFDVPVGTGLRLGMATGTTATLLRNTSGATPYYNVVGGGVSFTGNWFADNTYWYFFYDIKINAGCSSARVPVTATVTTAPEITATANNAAICAGQSATLSVTSSNSNYTYVWMPGNLTGAQQTVTPAATTTYTVTATDNGTGCVNTATVTVTVNSLPNAISVTPSASQVCGSTPVALTVTGSSVSGNAVLGSGTITPAATGVPNPLTGYYGGQWTQMLYKKSELVAQGMVAGSVISTLAFDLSAAEADLVENFTIRIGHSNVEDMSAGFVPVEPLTTVYYEAAMTPVAGVTGLKVFTLATPFTWDGNSNLIVEVVHNQGTSGTSSGTVTRATTTPFVSVYYLRVDNVAGGVAGFQSQNYAAITTKGALSNRPNIVLNYNYSTNVTWSPVTGLYTDSAATTPYTGQAATTVYALPTVNTTYVATVTNVSNCSATDDAIVTIGAANTPTGETSQVISVNSPAEATIEDIVVAETGVLWYYSLADAVAGVNAIPAGTQLQAGTVYYGTLPGGSCAPLAVTITEILGSKGFNKAQFSYYPNPVKDMLNLKYSNEISGVEVYNLLGQRVLAKQVNATEATVDMSGIAEGNYIVRVTSGNSVETIKIVKKQ; via the coding sequence TTGGTACGGGACCCAAGCTTTACAACTCCTACTATCAATACAACTACAACATATTATGTTGAAGCAAGTTCAGGTGCGCCTGCTGCTACATTAGGGCCTGTAAACTATCTTTATGGTGGTACTGTGAGTACTGTAGCAAGCCCTTCTACTTCTTATTATGCAATTTTCGACTCAACAGTGCAAACAAAAATTCAGTCTGTTACAGTATATGCTACTGCAGCCGGACAATTGAATTTACAGTTGGCAAATTCTGCAGGTACAGTGCTGCAAACATTTAACTATACAATTACCGCAGCACAGGCCAATTCTACAACTACAGTTGCAGGAACACCAATTGTGGTTCCGGTAAATTTTGATGTACCAGTTGGTACAGGCCTAAGGCTTGGTATGGCAACCGGAACTACTGCAACTTTACTAAGGAATACAAGCGGAGCAACACCATATTATAATGTTGTAGGGGGTGGTGTTTCATTTACAGGAAACTGGTTTGCTGACAATACATACTGGTATTTCTTCTATGATATCAAAATTAATGCAGGATGCAGTTCAGCACGCGTACCGGTAACAGCAACTGTTACTACAGCGCCTGAAATTACAGCTACTGCAAATAATGCAGCTATTTGTGCAGGCCAGTCGGCTACTCTTTCAGTAACAAGTTCTAATAGTAACTATACTTATGTGTGGATGCCAGGCAATCTTACAGGAGCACAACAAACTGTAACCCCTGCAGCTACAACTACATATACTGTTACAGCTACAGATAATGGTACAGGGTGTGTAAATACAGCAACTGTTACAGTAACTGTTAATTCATTACCAAATGCTATTAGTGTAACGCCTTCTGCATCGCAAGTGTGTGGCTCAACTCCAGTTGCACTTACAGTTACAGGTTCATCTGTATCTGGTAATGCAGTATTGGGTTCAGGCACTATTACACCAGCAGCTACTGGTGTTCCAAATCCTCTTACAGGATATTACGGAGGGCAGTGGACTCAAATGTTATACAAAAAGTCTGAACTTGTAGCCCAAGGTATGGTTGCAGGCTCTGTAATTAGCACTCTTGCGTTTGACCTTTCTGCGGCAGAAGCTGATTTGGTTGAGAACTTCACCATAAGAATTGGTCATTCAAATGTTGAAGATATGTCTGCAGGTTTTGTTCCTGTGGAACCTCTTACAACAGTTTATTATGAAGCTGCAATGACGCCTGTAGCAGGAGTAACAGGACTTAAGGTATTCACACTTGCAACACCGTTTACTTGGGATGGTAACAGCAATTTGATAGTTGAGGTTGTTCATAACCAAGGAACAAGCGGAACATCTTCAGGTACTGTAACAAGAGCAACTACAACTCCTTTCGTAAGCGTTTATTACTTAAGGGTAGACAACGTAGCTGGTGGTGTAGCAGGGTTCCAATCTCAAAATTACGCTGCCATTACAACAAAAGGGGCGCTTAGCAACAGGCCGAACATTGTTCTTAACTATAACTATAGCACTAATGTAACATGGTCTCCTGTTACTGGACTTTATACAGATTCAGCAGCAACTACACCATACACAGGGCAAGCAGCTACGACAGTTTATGCGCTTCCAACAGTTAATACTACCTATGTAGCTACTGTGACAAATGTATCTAACTGTTCTGCTACTGATGATGCCATTGTAACAATAGGTGCTGCAAACACACCAACAGGTGAAACATCGCAGGTTATATCTGTAAACTCTCCTGCAGAAGCTACAATTGAAGATATCGTTGTTGCTGAAACAGGTGTACTATGGTACTATAGCCTTGCTGATGCGGTTGCAGGTGTAAATGCAATACCAGCAGGTACACAGCTTCAGGCAGGTACAGTATATTATGGTACTCTTCCCGGAGGTTCATGTGCGCCTCTTGCTGTAACAATTACTGAAATATTAGGTTCTAAAGGATTTAATAAAGCACAATTCAGCTATTATCCTAACCCTGTTAAAGATATGCTTAACCTTAAATACTCTAATGAAATATCAGGAGTAGAGGTTTACAATCTTCTTGGGCAAAGAGTTTTAGCTAAGCAGGTTAATGCAACTGAAGCAACTGTAGATATGTCGGGTATTGCCGAAGGAAACTACATTGTAAGAGTTACATCTGGCAATAGTGTAGAAACTATTAAAATTGTGAAGAAGCAGTAA
- the coaE gene encoding dephospho-CoA kinase (Dephospho-CoA kinase (CoaE) performs the final step in coenzyme A biosynthesis.) translates to MTNIIGLTGGIGSGKSTIAEYFASLGVPVYIADDEAKKILYTPEVSSEIKKAFGDAALTNGIPDRKKIAQIVFNDPEKLKILNSIIHPKVSMHFKDWVHNNSSAKFVIKEAAILFESGSYKDCDEIILVTAPVEERILRVMKRDNITRHQVFERMKNQWSDDQKAVLSNYIIDNTELDSAKAQAYSIFKHLTSKDLQGC, encoded by the coding sequence ATGACAAATATAATAGGCCTTACAGGCGGCATAGGAAGCGGAAAAAGCACAATTGCTGAATACTTTGCATCATTGGGTGTACCTGTTTACATTGCTGATGATGAAGCAAAAAAAATACTCTATACACCTGAAGTTTCGTCAGAAATAAAAAAGGCATTTGGGGATGCTGCTTTAACTAATGGAATACCTGACAGAAAGAAGATTGCGCAAATTGTATTTAATGATCCTGAAAAATTAAAAATATTAAATAGCATTATTCACCCAAAAGTTAGTATGCACTTTAAGGATTGGGTACACAATAATTCATCGGCAAAGTTTGTTATAAAAGAAGCGGCCATACTTTTTGAAAGCGGCAGCTATAAGGATTGTGATGAAATTATCCTTGTGACAGCGCCGGTGGAAGAGAGGATATTACGTGTAATGAAGCGGGATAACATCACCCGTCACCAGGTTTTTGAAAGGATGAAAAACCAATGGAGTGATGACCAGAAAGCTGTTTTAAGCAATTATATAATTGATAATACGGAACTAGACTCTGCTAAGGCTCAGGCATACAGTATATTCAAACATTTAACGAGTAAAGATTTACAAGGCTGTTAA
- the recN gene encoding DNA repair protein RecN, whose protein sequence is MLQTLHIKNFALIEHLHIDFSAGLSTITGETGAGKSILLGALGLVLGRRADLTSLKDKGQKCIVEAHFNITQYNLKDFFIENDLDYEDATIIRREILPSGKSRAFVNDSPVNLQELQQLGDFLIDIHSQQQTRELTEEQYQIELLDAIAANNALLAEYKSQLSAYKKLQSEYKALQLQKESLVKEQDYNNYILQELLTANLKAGEQEEMEQQLEVLNNTGAIKEALARAAALASDENVGVLNNLKEIRQSIHKISGMSVEYNELYERLSSLIIEFDDIKDGIEESLETLSEDPEKLELINNKLQVIYQLQKKHSVQTIEELLEIQESLDSKVMLADEIDSQLSKLEKAFAEAELAATKTALALHNKRQKAIPILTDSITAILSQLGMPDARFDFKLAGADTFYGNGKDILELLFAANKGTGFGLLKKVASGGEMSRIMLAVKAVLAQYSNLPTIIFDEIDTGVSGEIANKMAGIMKEMSAKMQVFAITHLPQIAAKGDQHYKVEKTSNAETTVSELKLLTPNERVHEIAQMLSGKDFGDSALNHARALLN, encoded by the coding sequence ATGCTCCAAACGCTGCACATCAAAAATTTTGCACTGATAGAGCACCTGCACATAGACTTTTCGGCAGGCCTTTCAACTATAACCGGCGAAACTGGTGCCGGAAAATCAATATTACTTGGCGCGCTTGGGCTTGTACTTGGCCGCCGTGCCGACCTTACCTCACTTAAAGACAAAGGGCAGAAGTGTATTGTGGAGGCCCATTTTAATATTACCCAATACAATCTTAAGGATTTCTTTATTGAAAATGACCTGGATTATGAAGATGCTACCATCATCAGAAGGGAAATACTACCATCAGGTAAATCACGCGCTTTTGTAAATGACAGTCCGGTAAACCTTCAGGAACTGCAGCAACTAGGTGATTTCTTAATTGACATCCATTCGCAGCAGCAAACCCGTGAACTTACTGAAGAGCAATATCAGATAGAGTTGCTTGATGCTATAGCAGCGAATAACGCTTTGCTCGCAGAATATAAAAGTCAACTTTCAGCTTATAAAAAACTACAATCAGAATATAAAGCGCTTCAGTTACAGAAAGAGTCTTTAGTAAAAGAGCAGGACTATAATAATTATATTCTTCAGGAATTGCTTACAGCTAATCTTAAAGCCGGTGAGCAGGAAGAAATGGAGCAGCAACTTGAGGTGCTAAATAATACAGGAGCCATTAAAGAGGCTTTGGCTAGGGCTGCTGCATTGGCATCTGACGAAAATGTAGGTGTGCTTAATAACCTGAAAGAGATAAGGCAATCGATACATAAAATTAGTGGCATGTCGGTTGAGTATAACGAACTTTATGAACGCCTCTCAAGCCTTATTATTGAGTTTGATGATATAAAAGATGGTATAGAAGAAAGCCTGGAAACTTTGAGTGAAGACCCTGAAAAGCTTGAACTGATTAATAATAAGTTACAGGTAATTTACCAGCTGCAAAAAAAACATTCAGTACAGACGATTGAAGAGTTGCTTGAAATACAGGAATCGCTAGATAGTAAAGTAATGCTTGCCGATGAGATTGATTCGCAACTCTCAAAACTCGAAAAAGCATTTGCGGAGGCGGAATTGGCCGCAACAAAAACCGCACTTGCATTGCACAATAAACGGCAAAAAGCAATACCTATACTTACAGATAGTATTACAGCAATACTCTCGCAGCTTGGTATGCCTGATGCGAGATTTGATTTTAAGCTGGCCGGGGCAGACACATTCTACGGGAACGGGAAAGACATTCTTGAGCTACTCTTTGCTGCCAACAAAGGAACCGGATTTGGCCTACTGAAGAAAGTAGCATCGGGTGGTGAAATGTCGCGCATAATGCTGGCTGTAAAAGCAGTACTTGCCCAATACAGTAACCTGCCAACCATAATATTTGATGAGATTGACACAGGTGTATCTGGCGAAATTGCAAATAAGATGGCCGGTATAATGAAAGAAATGTCAGCCAAAATGCAGGTATTTGCCATTACACACCTACCCCAGATTGCGGCCAAAGGCGACCAGCATTATAAAGTTGAAAAAACATCAAATGCTGAAACGACAGTGTCTGAACTTAAATTGCTGACACCCAATGAACGTGTGCACGAAATAGCCCAAATGCTGTCAGGCAAAGATTTTGGTGATTCTGCGCTTAATCATGCAAGGGCGTTGCTCAACTGA
- a CDS encoding DNA-directed RNA polymerase subunit omega produces MDLKKTTAPVNTITYNKSKIEEPTGNIYEAITIMAKRANQINGEIKKELIEKLEEFATYNDSLEEIFENKEQIEVSKFYEKLPKPHALAVQEWLEEKISYRDSK; encoded by the coding sequence ATGGATTTAAAAAAGACTACTGCTCCGGTAAATACTATAACTTATAACAAGAGCAAAATTGAAGAGCCTACAGGTAACATTTATGAGGCTATCACTATCATGGCAAAAAGGGCTAACCAGATAAATGGTGAAATAAAAAAAGAGCTTATAGAAAAGCTTGAAGAATTCGCTACTTACAATGACAGCCTTGAAGAAATCTTTGAAAACAAAGAACAGATAGAGGTTTCTAAATTCTACGAAAAACTGCCTAAGCCACACGCCCTTGCAGTGCAGGAGTGGCTTGAGGAAAAGATTTCTTACAGAGACTCTAAATAA
- a CDS encoding DUF4835 family protein, protein MYKWIVAILLFTGFAVNAQELNCNVKINYERITDANTQVFKALERSLTDFVNNTRWTNRNFARSEKIDCSMFFNVSAFDGQAITAALQIQSSRPVYNSTYSTPIFNYNDKEVVFTYTEGQILNYNPNSFDSNLVSLIAYYANMIIGFDADTFASNGGTEYYVAAQNIVNLAQSSGYKGWGQNEGGLQNRYFMVYDVLSNAYSPFRETLYAYHINGLDRMNENTKAGKEGLISAVKTLTGVHKVRPNAFLTRIFFDAKSDELVAAFSGGPMMAVTELVDNLNRISPLNSTKWSNIK, encoded by the coding sequence ATGTATAAGTGGATTGTTGCAATATTATTGTTTACAGGTTTTGCTGTAAATGCCCAGGAGCTTAACTGCAATGTGAAAATAAATTATGAACGTATTACCGATGCCAACACACAGGTGTTTAAAGCATTGGAGCGCTCATTAACAGATTTTGTAAACAACACCCGCTGGACAAACCGTAACTTCGCGAGAAGTGAAAAAATAGATTGTTCAATGTTTTTCAATGTATCGGCTTTTGATGGGCAGGCGATTACAGCTGCATTGCAAATACAGTCGTCAAGGCCTGTGTATAATAGTACTTATTCAACACCTATCTTTAATTACAATGATAAGGAAGTTGTTTTTACATATACAGAAGGGCAGATATTAAATTACAATCCTAACTCTTTCGATTCAAACCTTGTATCGCTCATTGCATATTATGCTAACATGATCATTGGTTTTGATGCTGATACATTTGCCAGCAACGGAGGTACAGAGTATTATGTTGCTGCACAGAATATTGTAAACCTTGCACAAAGCAGTGGCTATAAAGGGTGGGGCCAGAACGAAGGTGGCCTGCAAAACAGGTATTTTATGGTATATGACGTGCTTTCAAATGCTTATTCTCCATTCAGGGAAACATTATATGCTTATCATATAAATGGACTTGATAGGATGAATGAAAATACAAAGGCAGGTAAAGAAGGCCTTATATCGGCAGTAAAAACGCTTACCGGTGTGCATAAGGTAAGGCCCAATGCTTTTCTTACCCGTATATTTTTTGATGCAAAATCAGATGAATTAGTAGCGGCCTTTTCAGGTGGACCTATGATGGCGGTAACAGAACTTGTTGATAACCTGAACCGTATTTCGCCGCTTAATTCTACTAAGTGGAGCAATATTAAATAG
- a CDS encoding sensor histidine kinase KdpD — MNKTKFRLLVFFMSLSLIGIILVQLYWVNSSLKNSDEQLRFHISHILSNVNERLNNEEAQEFISRYNTFKDSVGEGPISDFLDYYKKQNRQPTHIIYSDNVLQEDYSEPFFENDIEGVRKKGSAYKSKSIPNETAINRYKDRLQRFEFETYLEEYRLLLPIEKRISEEKLKAILKDELEQNDVFTPFEFAVYNNELPTKIKSDKFKLDKATTYDQAIFSNGEKDYRYHLMVSFPEKQTFLFSSIVPITSLSLVFTLIIIIAYLSAISQLVKQKQISEIKTDFINNMTHEFKTPIATINLALDSIRNPKIFEDKEKVQRYLQMIRDENKRMHAQVENVLQISKLDKKELDIPKEQADIHKIIEDAVEHVRLIIEARGGTLTRHFEARRTTTLLNDMHFTNVFVNILDNAIKYSPDEPVIDIYTENVKDFILIKIKDHGMGMSKVTLKRIFEKFYREHTGDLHNVKGHGLGLAYVKRIIDDHNCNIYVESEKGKGSTFIIKMPLIN, encoded by the coding sequence ATGAATAAAACAAAGTTCCGATTGCTGGTGTTTTTTATGAGTTTGTCCCTGATTGGGATAATCCTTGTACAATTATACTGGGTAAATTCATCTTTAAAAAATAGTGATGAGCAGCTTAGATTTCACATCAGCCATATACTAAGTAATGTGAATGAAAGGCTGAATAATGAAGAAGCACAGGAATTCATCAGCCGGTACAACACTTTTAAAGATAGTGTAGGTGAGGGGCCTATAAGTGATTTTCTGGACTATTATAAAAAGCAAAACCGACAGCCTACACATATAATTTATTCTGATAATGTGCTTCAGGAGGATTATAGTGAACCGTTCTTTGAAAATGACATTGAAGGTGTCAGAAAAAAGGGTAGTGCCTATAAAAGCAAAAGTATTCCGAATGAAACAGCGATTAACAGGTATAAAGACCGTTTACAGCGTTTTGAATTTGAAACATATCTTGAAGAATACAGGTTGCTACTGCCAATAGAAAAACGTATAAGTGAAGAGAAGCTCAAGGCAATATTGAAGGACGAGCTGGAACAAAACGACGTGTTCACACCTTTTGAATTTGCGGTGTACAATAACGAGCTGCCTACCAAGATTAAGTCTGATAAATTTAAGCTTGACAAGGCGACAACTTATGATCAGGCTATTTTCAGCAATGGAGAAAAGGATTACCGATACCATTTAATGGTGAGTTTTCCTGAAAAGCAAACATTTCTGTTTTCGTCAATTGTACCAATAACATCGCTGTCACTGGTATTTACGCTGATAATAATAATAGCCTATCTCAGCGCTATAAGCCAGTTGGTGAAACAAAAGCAGATATCTGAGATTAAGACAGACTTTATCAATAATATGACGCACGAGTTCAAAACGCCTATTGCAACAATTAACCTGGCGCTTGACTCAATAAGAAACCCGAAAATATTTGAAGATAAAGAAAAAGTGCAGCGCTACCTGCAGATGATAAGGGATGAAAATAAGCGGATGCATGCTCAGGTAGAAAATGTATTGCAAATATCAAAACTAGATAAGAAGGAACTTGATATACCTAAAGAGCAGGCAGATATACATAAGATAATTGAAGATGCCGTTGAACATGTAAGACTAATAATTGAGGCAAGAGGTGGGACGCTTACAAGGCATTTTGAAGCCAGGCGGACAACAACGCTGCTTAATGATATGCACTTTACCAATGTGTTTGTAAACATACTGGACAATGCTATAAAATACTCACCTGATGAGCCGGTGATAGATATATATACTGAAAATGTGAAGGATTTTATCCTGATAAAAATAAAAGACCACGGAATGGGTATGAGTAAAGTTACCCTGAAGCGAATTTTTGAGAAATTTTACAGGGAGCATACAGGCGACCTGCATAACGTGAAAGGGCACGGCCTTGGCCTTGCATATGTAAAGAGGATTATTGATGACCACAATTGCAACATTTATGTTGAAAGCGAAAAAGGAAAAGGAAGTACATTCATAATTAAAATGCCACTAATAAATTAA
- the coaBC gene encoding bifunctional phosphopantothenoylcysteine decarboxylase/phosphopantothenate--cysteine ligase CoaBC, which yields MSVLRGKNILLGVSGGIAAYKTASLVRLFIKAGAHVQVVMTPASKDFITPLTLSTLSKNPVHSSFYNEDDENAVWNNHVELGLWADFMVIAPATANTMAKMVSGNADNLLVATYLSAKCPVYFAPAMDLDMYKHPSTLESFNKLTSFGNIMIPAESGELASGLSGEGRMAEPENIVAFIEHDIAGKLPLRGKKVLITAGPTYEAIDPVRFIGNHSSGKMGYDIALNAANAGAEVVLVSGPTHLQLSHPQIEVVRVVSSAEMYDACHRYFNNVDVAIAAAAVADYKPKNVAPQKIKKAEATLTIELEKTKDILASLGEVKKSQYLIGFALETENEIENAKAKITKKNLDLIVLNSLNDEGGGFGKDTNKVTFIDRNFTIEPHELKSKEQVAADIINKIKKVYNV from the coding sequence ATGTCTGTTTTGCGCGGTAAAAATATTTTGCTCGGTGTGTCTGGCGGTATTGCCGCATACAAAACAGCGTCGCTTGTGCGGCTATTCATAAAGGCGGGCGCTCATGTACAGGTAGTCATGACGCCCGCCTCTAAAGATTTTATTACACCCCTTACGCTTTCCACCCTTTCTAAAAATCCTGTGCATTCATCATTTTATAATGAAGATGATGAAAATGCCGTTTGGAACAACCATGTGGAGCTTGGCCTTTGGGCCGATTTTATGGTTATTGCCCCTGCCACAGCCAACACTATGGCAAAGATGGTTTCGGGCAATGCCGATAACCTGCTTGTAGCTACCTATCTTTCCGCCAAATGCCCTGTTTACTTTGCTCCTGCGATGGATTTGGATATGTACAAACATCCATCAACTTTAGAGAGCTTTAATAAGCTTACATCTTTCGGAAACATAATGATACCTGCTGAAAGTGGTGAGCTGGCCAGTGGCTTGTCAGGTGAAGGCCGCATGGCAGAACCTGAGAATATAGTTGCTTTTATTGAGCATGATATTGCAGGCAAACTCCCCCTTCGCGGAAAAAAAGTGCTTATTACTGCAGGCCCAACATACGAAGCTATAGATCCCGTACGTTTTATAGGCAACCACTCCAGTGGTAAAATGGGGTATGACATTGCTCTTAATGCAGCAAATGCCGGCGCTGAGGTGGTCTTAGTGAGCGGGCCGACACACTTACAGTTGTCACACCCGCAAATAGAAGTTGTGCGTGTAGTCAGCTCGGCTGAAATGTATGATGCATGCCATCGGTATTTTAATAATGTTGATGTTGCAATTGCCGCTGCTGCCGTAGCAGATTATAAGCCGAAGAATGTAGCACCGCAGAAAATAAAAAAGGCGGAGGCAACACTGACGATTGAACTGGAAAAGACAAAAGATATACTTGCATCGCTTGGCGAAGTAAAGAAAAGCCAATATCTAATAGGCTTTGCACTGGAAACGGAGAATGAAATTGAGAATGCCAAAGCCAAGATAACCAAAAAGAACCTTGACCTTATCGTGCTTAATTCGCTTAATGATGAAGGTGGTGGTTTTGGAAAAGACACAAATAAGGTTACCTTTATAGACAGGAATTTTACCATTGAGCCGCATGAATTGAAGAGTAAAGAGCAGGTGGCGGCCGATATTATTAATAAAATAAAGAAGGTTTACAATGTATAA